The segment AACTGGTTAATCTCGAGCAAAAAAGAAATGAACTTGCAAAAGTAGGGTTAGTTAAAAAAGAAGAGATTAATCTTGAAGAATTATCGGAAATTAATCCTGAAAATATTTCGATCTTATCTGTGTATATTTCTGATGTTAAGGAAAAATTAAAAATATTAGATAAATTTTATGAAAAAGTACATCTTTTTACTGACATCATATCTAGTCGATTTTTATTTAAATCAATAAGTATCGACCAGAAATTGGGCTTCTCATTTAAATCAAAAAATGGAGCCTCGATCCCTTTATCGGCATTATCATCCGGTGAACAACATGAATTAGTTCTAATTTACAATCTATTGTTTAAAGTAAATAATAATGCATTAGTTTTAATTGACGAACCAGAATTATCTTTACATGTATGCTGGCAAGAACAATTTATTAATGATATTCAGAAAATTGCCGATATAATTGGTTTTGACATAATTATTGCAACCCATTCTCCCGAAATTGTCAGTAATAAACTGAATCTAACTGTTCAATTAAACGGTGATTAGGTTGGCATCTCGTCAAAATGCTGAAGTGATTTACACTTCACTTGTAATGAAGAGACAAATTGATAAAAGGGCGATAATCGTTGTTGAAGGAACAACCGATGAGAGAGTTTTCTATCGGTTTTTTGGAGATGAAAAAGTTCGATATGAGATTACTTATAATAAGGAAAAGGTTATTGATGTCGTAAATTTTGCTAATAGAGATTCATTTTGTGGTTTATTTGGTATAATTGATTGTGATTATGATTTTATATTGAATATGTGTAAAAATATTCCCAATTTACTGTATACTGACTCTCATGACATCATAACAATGATTTTTTATTCTAATGCATTTGATTTATTTTTAAGGGAATATGGATATGATCCTGAAATTCTTAAAATAAATCCAAATGTTCTAATTACTCTTTTAAACATTGTTATGCCTTTAGGGATATACCGACTATTAATTGAACAAAATAAGAGTTCCATCCAAGTTCAAATTAAAAATGCAAAAATTGAAGATTTTCTAGACTTTAACAATTTTTCTTTCAAGATAGAAGAATTTATTAACAATACATTAATTCCAAATAATGATGAAGGAATTAATACTATCTCAATAATGAAGAAAATTAATGAAAACCTTAAAAACACATCGGTAGATATTTGGCATATCTGTAAAGGTCACGATCTGATTGTAGTATTATCTCAATTTTTAATCTTGAAAATTGGAAATAATCGAAAAGGAAAAAAACTGGATAATGACTTAACAGAAGCAGCACTAAGGGCTTATTATGAAATGAATTTTTTTATCTCAACTAAATTATTTAAGTCTATAGTTGATTGGAATCTTAAAAATAGGGATTATTTATTTATAAATAATATTGAATGAGTGAAATAAATCTATTGTAATGGTAATAATGAAGATATGTGTTTGAAATATTTTATTTAGAATATCCATCTAAAATGAAAAATTACTTAATATTTTTTTACCTATTTTAACATAAAAATGGCTAAATATTGAATACATTATTTACTTTATCTGAACTTTGTTCTATGAATAGGTTCTACAAAAAAATGGACAAATAATCACAAAATAATTAATTTTTTTGAGAAATTTATATATTATTATGCAGGCATTTTAAATAAAACAAGATTTCTATTTGTAACCAATTCAAGACTGATTTTTGTTTATTGTAGATATTAACAAATATTTGCATTTTGTGGTTAAAACGCTATTCCCATATGTTTTATTATTCCTGATGTATTAGAGATTAAAATTCAAGAATTATATTTTTCCATGCATGCATATACACGTCATAAACATATTCAGGGAGAGGTGACTTGTAATGAGCCCATTGAACTCCTGATACTCCGTGGGTGAGGATATATGATCGGTTAGAATCATTCCAACAGATAGCATCACCATGTTGTTCCGCAAACTTTCGTAAATCCCCAAGAATGAAATGATGCTGACATCGGGATAAAGGAAATTTTTTATGTTTAAGCCACATGTTGATGGAATGATAACTAGATAGCAACTCATCATTTTCCCTCCCTGATATTAAACAAGACAGTGGCTCTATCAAATGAGGATGAATGGGAACATAATGAGCCATCCTGATTTTATCCTTGTCCGATGGAATAGACATGCATGGCTTATCTGTACCTAATGCTTTCCTAACATCACCAACTGTAATTTTTGATAACGTGGCCTCACTCCTTTGACCTGTGTATGCTCCAAGCAGAATTACGGTCCGATATTGCATAGCGCGGTCTGAACTAATCTCATCAGTTCTTTCAGCTTCATTGATCCTCTCAATCATTGTACTGATATCGTCAAGGGTTACAATCCGAGATGTAACACATTTCCGAGTTTTTTTAGTTTTTGGTAGTTCAAGATATACTGTAAATGCAGAGTATTTCGGATTCATCGTTACCCTTCCAAGGTGATTGAGAAAAGATATAGCAAATCCCAAGGTTTTCACATGAGAGTCATAGGATTTGTATAAATTTAAGACAAAATTTCGATATTCACACAACGACGTATCGTTTACCATTCCTTGCGTATGATCCCAAAATTGCTTTGCAGCCCTATCAAGCCAGTCTATCGACTTGGGTGATAACCCGTGACATCGATTATCAAGATATAAAGAGAGATCTTCTTGCAAATAATATAATTCAGATCTAATATTATCCTCGTGCGCCTTATTTTTTAAAATAGGCTCAAATTTTACACGGCGGAGGTCCGGAGTTCGAATCTCCGTGGGCCCATAAAATTCTTTTTTATAGAAAAGTATACGTTTGTCTTCCTGTATTTTTATCGAAGATTTTTTTAATCAACGAATTTATTTACCTCATTACTCCCTACTGAATTATATGACTCGATGGATTGTTGTGTTATTATTGTTTCTTCTTTTTGTGGGAATAGCATTCGCTGATAGTGATAATAATACACCTACGACTTCAAATGCATGGAATCAGAAGGCCTTTTCATTACAAAATTTAGGAAAATTTCAAGAAGCTCTGAATGCTTCTAACCAGGCAACTCAACTGAATCCCAACAGTACCCAAGCTTGGAATACTCAAGCGTCAATTTTGATACATCTTGAGCGATATGAGGAAGCTCTTGCTGCAATAAATCAAACACTTCAATTGAACCCAACAAATGCCTATGCTTCCACAACAAAAGACATGCTACTTGAGAAATTAGGTATAACTGATGAATCATCAGATACCGATCTCGTCCAAAAAGCAATAAAATTGTCAAATACAAAGAAAATGGATGAAGCATTAACAACGATTAATGAAGCAATAGCGCAAGATCCCAATAATATCAAAGCATGGGATGCTAAAGCAACAATAATGTTAAAATTTGGAGATCGGGAAAGAGCGGTTGATGCACTTAATCACTCTGTCCAACTAAATCCAGATAGCACATTTGCATGGCATACCCTGGGTTACACGTACATTAATTTAGACAGATATGAAGACGCTATTAAAGCATATGACGAAGAATTGCGATTAAATCCAACATCAGGTGATACTTTAAATAACAAAGCATATGCTTTACAAAAACTTGGGAAATATAACGAAGCGCTAGAAGTAATTAATCATGCTCTTGAGTTATATCCAAATGCATCTATTGAGTTACAAACGAAGAACAGTATATTGTCTCACTTAAAATGAGAACCCGGTCTATTTTTTTAACATCTCATCAAGGATCTCTGCCGCTCCCCGGACCAACTCCGGACACACCTTCTTTGCAGCTCCAACCCTCTTTGATTCTGCCAGTTCTTCCGGGATCGCCATATTATACCCCAGGAGATCAGGACACTGAATAGATCCAAATCTAGAGATAAACTTCTCTATAAACTCTTTATCAAGAGAATAACTCTTCTCTCTCCATTCTGGCTCCTGGAGAGAATTCATCCCGTTAGCCAGACCAAGAACCAGTATGGCACCACTGACTGCCCCACACATATTCCCGGTCCTGCCAATGCCTCCTCCAAAACCAGTCGAGATCTTTCGTGCCAGAGCCGGGTCGAGTCCATATTCTTTTGCATACACTGAAAAGACTGACTGGGAACAGGAATATCCTTCAGCTAGCAGATCAACTGCCTCTTGTGCATGATCCATATTCATGTATCCTCTCATACCGGGATATCAATATCGAATAGGTCCGAAATATTCTTATCTCAAGAATTAGGACAAAATGTCAATCTAAATCTGATAAAAAACCTGGGTCTCTGATAGATCCATAGACTTAACTTCTTTTCAGATACATACTCACGAGCGCTATAGGGTAGATTTTTTACATTCTCTCCGTTGCCGAATTTCCAGGATATTCCCGTCCTTTGAGAGACTGGCCTTTCTATCTGGTAGTGCAGGAGAGTGGAATCACATGAAACAATTTCTGACAATCCTTTCTATCCTGATAGCCTGCCTGGTAATTATTGGGATATCTACCGGATCATCACAGAATGAATCCCCATCGGCAATAGTAAAGACAGACGCCGGTTTGATATCAGGTGTTCAGCAGGATAATCTCCGTGTTTTTCACGGCATCCCATTTGCTGCACCACCAACCGGAGAACTACGATGGAAACCGCCAGCACCCCCGATACCCTGGGATGGTGTGAAAGAGACAAAGGAATATTCTGCAACCTGTCCACAGCGGGTTTCCACCGGTAAGACTCCCTCATCAGGATCACAGCCGCTCAACATGAGTGAAGACTGCTTGTGTCTCAATGTCTGGACCCCGGCACAGAGTGATGACGAAAAGCTACCGGTTATGGTCTTTTTCTATGGAGGGGGATTTGCTGATGTGGCTGGATCCATGCCGGTCTATAATGGAACCACTCTGGCAGAAAAGGACGTCATCGTGGTCACTCCAAATTACCGGCTTGGAGCGTTGGGTTTCCTTGCCCACCCTGAACTTGATGCCGAATCTATCCATAATAGTTCAGGAAATTATGGAATCCTCGATCAGATCGCTGCCTTGCAGTGGGTCCAGCGTAACATCGAATCGTTTGGAGGTGACCCATCCCGGGTGACACTATTTGGGCAGTCAGCGGGAGCGGAAAGTATTCTCGTACATCTGGCAAGCCCGGAGAGTAAGGGTCTTTACCAGCAGGCAATTGTTCAGAGTGGTCCTTTCTGGGCGGATGGGGCGATTATCAATGCCACCCATTCCAAAGCGGATGCTGAACAATTTGGTGAATGGTTTGCACAAAAACTCGGATGCTCCGGGCCTGATGCCATTAAACAGATGCGAAATATCAGTCCAGAAGACCTGATCAATGCTACACCCTGGACACCGTCCTCATTCTGGAGTACCCACACGGTCATGTTTGAGCCAACGGTTGACGGTTGGATTCTCCCTGACACCCTGGATACTGTGTTCCGTCTCCACCAGGAAAATCCGGTCCCTCTCATTATCGGAAACAATGCCAATGACGGAACAACCCTTTCGGCTGATGCCAATATGACGGTTGATGAGTACATAACGTTCCTTACAAACCGGTTCGGGGATAAAGCAGGTGCGGTTCTTGAAAAATATCCTGCTAATACAACTGCTGACGTGCAGCTCAGACTGGCAGAGATCATGACTGATTACGATTTCAGTGACTCGGTGAAGTTTGCAGCTGGATCCATGGGAGATATCAGCCCTAACACGTTCATGTACCGGTACTCGTATGTCCTTCCCGGGCAGCCATTAGGTGCTTTTCATGGAAGTGAGACGTTACTGTTGTTTAATGTTCCAGGAGTTCAATCCGATCCGGCAGTGGCCGCGAATGTAGTAGATCTCTGGACACGGTTCGCGAAGACCGGAGATCCAAATGGTGGAATGAATATTACCTGGCCGAGTTACACCCTGAAGAAAGATCAGTACCTTGATATTGATACGGTCCCGGTAGTGAAAACCGGGAATTCAACGATTGCTCTATTACAAGACCTGGAATCATAACCTGATCTCCGGGACTTTTTTTTACACATTATTTCTCCGGCATAATTTATTGAGATCATACGATTATCTGCGATTTAAAGGCGAATCCGGTATGAGTATATGAAAAATCGGGAACATGAGTAGTACATCATTTTAAATAGAGATTGTTTCAAGTAGAAACATGAAACCATTGGTGGTACCAGGAATAGTGCTTGTATTATTCCTTATTGGCGGCATCGCTGGAGCCTATCCTATAGATTCCACGGTTGTTACTACCCTGAATCGTACTATCATTCCCGTTGCCGTGCCTCTGACATCACCTCAGATCCTTCCTGATGATGTCTCCAACTACTCGGTATATGGATATGGGGTATGGAAGTTCGGAGATGGACTTGGTTATGAAAAAAGGATTGACCTGATGCCAACCGGTTACTCCTATGCATCGGAGAACGGTTCTGCAAAACTGCTCCGGTTTTTTGACATGACAGATGTTCACATCACTGACAAAGAGACTCCCACACAGGGTATCTATTTTGGGTACAAAGGGGGTCAGTCATCAGGGTATTCACCGGTAATGCTCTCATCCACTCAGGTTCTTGATGCTGCTATCCAGACCGTGAACGCCCTCCATACTGAAGATCCGTTTGACTTTGGTATCGCTCTTGGTGATGTTGCCAACAACGAACAATACAATGAAATCAGATGGTTCATTGATGTCATGGACGGGAAAAGAATAAACCCTGATTCAGGTGTCAAGGATGACCCGGTTCCCGGACCACTGAATGATTACCAGGATGTGTACCAGGCAGCAGGACTGAATAAGTCGATACCCTGGTATGAGGTTCTTGGCAATCACGATCACAACTGGATCGGAACAAATCCCCCTGATGGTTACCTGAAATCGAACTATACCGGAGCCTACATCCTGAATATGGGTAATATTTTCACCAATCCTCTTGGTATCAAGAGCCGTGGATTCTATATGGGTGCAATCGATGGAAGAACGGTGAATGGAGATATCATCGGAGTTGGGAATGTATCTGATTTCAAAACACCTCCAAAAGTTCTGGCTGCCGATTCAAAACGCCGTGTCCTCACAGTTCCTGAATGGATGGGTGAATTTTTCAATACGACTTCAAACCCGAAAGGTCATGGGTTCAATAAATCTGACGCAGATTCAGGTTTTGCATGTTATTCGTTTGAACCTAAATCAGACATTCCGATAAAGGTCATTGTGCTTGACGATACCCAGAATGCGAACGATACTGATGTTGGCGGGTACGGGCATGGTTCACTTGATAATGAACGGTTCACCTGGCTTGTAAACGAACTGGATCAGGGTCAGGCTGAAGGCAAACTGATGATCATTGCTGCTCACATCCCGATAGCAACAGAGGCAAGTGGTTCTTCTCTTGATGAATATACCGGATGGAGCTCGGTTGCTGAGATATCAGAGCAGCAGCTGCTTGATACTCTGCATACCTATCCAAACCTGATCCTGTGGATAGCAGGACATCGACATGTCAATGCCATTACTCCGCAGATATCACCGGATCCTGATCACCCGGAACTCGGATTCTGGGAGGTTGAGACCTCATCATTGCGTGATTTCCCACAGCAGTTCAGGACTTTTGATATTGTCAAAAACAGCGATAATACGATCTCTATCTTTGCAACAGATGTTGATCCGGCAGTAAAAGATGGAACGATTGCTGCAAAGTCACGTTTCTACGCCGTGGCAGCAGATGAAATATTTAACAGTTCTATTCCGTATAAGCCAAGCGGGTCATATAATGCAGAGCTCGTTAAACAAGTAACTCCTGATATGCAGGAGAAGATTCAGAATCTGGGAACCCCCCAACTCTCCTGATTTTTCCGAAAATGTATCATACCTCTTTTTCACGGATGAAATGGTCTATGGGTGAAGTTCTGGTATAACTGATTGTCAGGCAACAGGCTCCCTGTTTCGGCCAGTTCAAAAGGAAAGCAGTACGTACATTCATTCACTCTCCAGAATGAACCGATGAGAGAGAATGAACTGAATATGAAAAAGAAGAGAGTGTTACAAGTCACTTTACAATTGGAGCAGCCCCGATATCAAGATAGGCTCCATCTTCGGTGTACTTCGGCCAGGAGACATTCATTCCACCATTCGGATCCCCGGTCTTTGCAAACCGGGTCCAGAGATCGATCATGTTCTCTCTGACTGAATCAGTTACCGGGTTTTCAGGTAATGGGACACCAAAGAGGAGCATGGTCTCGCTGCCATGGAATGCTCCGTAGGGTTGCCCGGGAAGGACATACGAGTACTGGTACCGGTATGTATCTGGGCTTATATTTGCCATGGATCCTGCTACAAATTTAACCGGGTCAGTAAAGTCATAATCTGTCATGATCTGTTCCAGTCTGAGCTGTACTTCTGCGGTTGAATTTGCAGGATATTTCTCTAAAACCACACCGGATTCATTCCCAAACCTGCTCTGAATAAAGGTGCTGTACTCCTGGACACTCATGTTGGCGCCAGCTGCAAGGGTTGTTCCATCATTAGCATTGTTTCCGATGATGAGTGGAACCGGATTCTCGCGATTTTCACGAAATACTGTTTCCGGTGATTCCGGTATAACCGAGCCGTCGATTGTCGGCTCAAAATGCGGAGTATTCACCATCTTAAACGAAGAATTCGGCCAGGGTGTTGCATTGGTGATATCCTGGTAACTCAGGGTACGCATCTGCTTTATCGCATCAGGGCCTGAGAAACCAAGGCTCTTTGCATATGCCTCTCCAAGCTGTTCAGCATCAGCCTTGGTGTACAGGGCATCAATCTCTGCTCCCTTTGTCCAGAAGGTGCCACTCTCTACGATTGCCTGTTGATAAAGCTCTTTCGTCTCTGGATTTGCCAGATGAATGAGAATACTTTCTCCTCCGGCAGACTGCCCAAATATTGTCACCCTGGATGGATCACCGCCAAAAGATTCGATGTTTCTCTGCACCCACTCCAGAGCAGCAATCTGATCAAGGAGCCCGTAGTTACCAGAACTATTCTGTGAAGACTCTGCATCCAGTTCAGGGTGAGCAAGGAATCCGAGAGCTCCTACCCGGTAATTGGGAGTGACCACAATGACACCCTTTTGTGCAAGAGCCGTCCCGTTATAGAGAGACATAGAACCTGCAATCTTTCCAAATGCTCCACCATAGAAAAAGACCATGACCGGGAGCTTTTCGTTGTCACTCTTTGCCGGGGTCCAGACATTGAGATACAGACAGTCCTCGCTCATGGAAAGATTCGGATCTGCAGCAATCGGCTGGGGACATGCCGGTGAAAAAGCCGTTGTTTCCTTGACCCCTTCCCATGGACTCACCGGCTCTGGTGCTCTCCATCGAAGTTCTCCGGTAGGGGGAGCAGCGAATGGAATTCCAAGATATACCCTGAGTCCATCCTGTACTAATCCTGAGATAAGACCAGCATCGGTTTTGACCACCGCTGATGGCGTCTCATTCATGGATGCTCCTGCAGAAATCCCGATAAATAACAGGCAGATTACCAGGAAAAAACCAACGTTCTTGTGTATGTTCATATGATCCTCCACTTTTTCCCGTCTGTAATTGGTCTTCCTTCATCTGAAAAGGATAGATTACTGAAAAACATCGGGATTTCTTTACAATAATGCCAGAAACCAGAGCACTTTTGATATCTATTCGGCTATGAACGATTAAGACTTTGTATCACAATGATACAGAAATCTAAAGGTTATGAAAATGAAGTTCAAGACCGTAATGTGCTCAGTCAAACAACAGAACGTGGAATGTCAGGGATACCTAAGCAACTTAACCGAAGTTTTCAGAAACTTTTTTTTATACTCCATGGCTAAGTACCAACCATGAGAAAAATTCTCATTGTCGTGGGTATCGTAATGGTACTTCTTCTTCTGGTGACCGGGTGTACAAGTCAGACTGAATCAAAACCAGTTTCCACCCCGGCCACAACAGCCCCTACAGCAACAATCACTCCAAGTCAGACTGAAATCGTTTCTGCTCCGGTTAAGGCTGCAGCTTCAGACTCTTCCCTCCTGGGAACATGGTATCTGAAACTCATGTCTGATCAGAATGGTACCGCTCTGGTTCAGACGATAAATCCGGAGACAACAGTCATCTTTGAGGATAATGTAAACCTGACCGGGTATTCTGGCTGTAACAATTACATGGGCAGTTATACTCTGACTGGGAAACCAGACGCAGATGGAAAAGGAATAACCATTGGCCCTCTTGCGTCAACGAAAAAATACTGTCAGGATGGAGCCTCTACAGAAACAACCTATCTGCAGATCCTTGAAGGTGCAACATCATACCTGGTAAATGAAAACAAGGAGTTGTCGATTACTGACAATGCTCAAAATACACTCGTATACCAGAGGACCCCGTATAGCACTACATCAGTGCCAATGGGCTCCTAATATTTTTGAATAGATTATTGATTTACCGTCCTATTCAAAAAAGGACGTTCGGTTTCTTTTTTCCTATCGATTGAATATCAACACAAACTATTCCTTCAGATTGCTTGTAGCATTTATACGATGAGAAAAATCCTTTTATTAACATTCACAGTTTCAGCGTAAGCATTACATGTTATGCTCATCTTTTTGACATAGTTTTCCGTACCCATAATGTTTTATAAAAAAAGACCGGACTTTCTCAGACTCCACCCATCCATGATCGAGCCGGGATACAAGGTTGTTGATATGATCTATTTGCTCTAATACAATTCTGCTCTCCTCGTCATCATGAAGGGATATAATTGACATAATGACTGCAAGAGGGTTCCTGATTTCATCATTTAGTATCTGGAATTGCTCCATATTTTTCTCAATCTGAATTATCCCCTGCTTTTCCATCTCTTTATCAAATAAGACCTGTATGGTAATATCCCGTGACAAGGCGATAATCTGAGTTATATTATTTGTGCGGGATAAAATTGGAACAAAGATAGTATCCAACCAGAACTCATCTGAATCAAGTTTACCCTGCAGAGTAATGCGCTGGTACCTTCCTTCACTGAGAATTGAATCAAGAGATCGTTGTACCTGATCTACCAGTTCCTGTGGAAATATATCAGATAACTCAATTTTGGATTTTCCAATTCTCTCTTTCTTGAAGAATTGGATTGCATAGGAGTTTAAATATGCAATTGAATAATCACGGTCAAATATTATTATAGAATCCTGGGCGAGTTCAGCAATAGCCCGATATCGTCTCTCACTTTCCATCAGTTTCTGATCCAACTCATGTTTGTAGAGAGCCATCATGATACTGGTTTTCAGGTTCTTTTCTTCAAACGGTTTGATGATATACCCGAAGGGTTCACTCTCTATCGCCTGAAATATGGTACTGTCATCTGCCTGTCCGGTGAGATAAATCACAGGAATATTAAATTGCTCTCTGATATGGGTTGCAGCAGTAATGCCGTTCATCTCTCCGTTGAGAACAATATCCATCAGAACGATATCAGGCTTTAATTGTTCTGTTGCCTTTATTGCTCCCTCACCAGTATCTTCAACTCCAACAATCTCAAATCCCATCCCCCCAAGAAGAAGATTTAAAGCTGAAGCGGTGATAAACTCATCTTCAATAATGAGGATTTTTTTATTCTGTGGTATTAAATTCACAATGAATCCCTTTTAAGATCAATTGATGGAAATGAGATAATAAAGTGTGTACCATTATCTTTTATTCTAGTAACTGTTCCTTTCAATTGTTTGGTCAGGCCATATATAAGTGATATCCCAAGAGTCGCCGGGTGGACAACGTCTACATGTTCAGGAATTCCAACTCCATCATCCCGGTAATCAAGAGTATATAATTTATCAGCAGTATTAAGGCTAAACCCGATTTTTATCTCACCTTTTTGATTATTTGGAAATGCGTATTTTAATGAGTTAGAGATCAACTCATTTACAATCAAACTGCAGGGCACGGCTTTTTCTATTGATATCATTACCTGATGTGCATCAATAATCATTATTACTTGTCGAACATCTACTTTATACGATTCAAAAAGAGAACCAAACATCTTTCGTAAATAATCTCCATATTCGATCAAACGTAGATTATTAGAACGGTACAACTGTTCATGTACCAGGGAAATTGATCGAATTCTATTCTGACTTTCATTAAATAAATGACGAGTGTACTCATCTTTCACGGTTTGTGACTGAAGATAAAGGAGACTTGAGATCACCTGCATATTATTTTTCACCCGGTGATGTATCTCCTTGAGAAGCATCTCTTTTTCTTGTAATGACTCAACGATATGGGCCTCCATCATGGTACGTTTCGTCACATCACGAAAATTCCATACTCGCCCACTCACAATACCTCCAATCTTATGGGGTTTAGAATACCATTCAAAAATCCTGCCATCACTTAACTCAATACGATCAAAGCCATCTGTATCAGATTCACAATTCTCACTTTTGATATGAGAATTAATCTGGTCTATATCCTTTACCAATCTGAAAACAGAATCTATTGCAAGAAAGGATTGATTTGGGAGAAGTATGGATTCAGGTATTTTCCACATTGATACAAACTGATGATTATATTTAATTATTTTACCTGTTTTATCCAAAGCGAGTATCCCATCATCGCTTGATTCGATAGTAGCATCGAGAAGGGAAACCGTCTGTAGTATTTTATCTTCAGCGATGCTACGTTGATCGATCTCTCTTTTAAGCTCACTATTGATATCTGATATTTTTCGGGCTTGATCTTCTGTTCTTACTCGTA is part of the Methanospirillum lacunae genome and harbors:
- a CDS encoding DUF4435 domain-containing protein, with protein sequence MASRQNAEVIYTSLVMKRQIDKRAIIVVEGTTDERVFYRFFGDEKVRYEITYNKEKVIDVVNFANRDSFCGLFGIIDCDYDFILNMCKNIPNLLYTDSHDIITMIFYSNAFDLFLREYGYDPEILKINPNVLITLLNIVMPLGIYRLLIEQNKSSIQVQIKNAKIEDFLDFNNFSFKIEEFINNTLIPNNDEGINTISIMKKINENLKNTSVDIWHICKGHDLIVVLSQFLILKIGNNRKGKKLDNDLTEAALRAYYEMNFFISTKLFKSIVDWNLKNRDYLFINNIE
- a CDS encoding site-specific integrase, encoding MNPKYSAFTVYLELPKTKKTRKCVTSRIVTLDDISTMIERINEAERTDEISSDRAMQYRTVILLGAYTGQRSEATLSKITVGDVRKALGTDKPCMSIPSDKDKIRMAHYVPIHPHLIEPLSCLISGRENDELLSSYHSINMWLKHKKFPLSRCQHHFILGDLRKFAEQHGDAICWNDSNRSYILTHGVSGVQWAHYKSPLPEYVYDVYMHAWKNIILEF
- a CDS encoding tetratricopeptide repeat protein, which codes for MTRWIVVLLLFLLFVGIAFADSDNNTPTTSNAWNQKAFSLQNLGKFQEALNASNQATQLNPNSTQAWNTQASILIHLERYEEALAAINQTLQLNPTNAYASTTKDMLLEKLGITDESSDTDLVQKAIKLSNTKKMDEALTTINEAIAQDPNNIKAWDAKATIMLKFGDRERAVDALNHSVQLNPDSTFAWHTLGYTYINLDRYEDAIKAYDEELRLNPTSGDTLNNKAYALQKLGKYNEALEVINHALELYPNASIELQTKNSILSHLK
- a CDS encoding C-GCAxxG-C-C family protein: MNMDHAQEAVDLLAEGYSCSQSVFSVYAKEYGLDPALARKISTGFGGGIGRTGNMCGAVSGAILVLGLANGMNSLQEPEWREKSYSLDKEFIEKFISRFGSIQCPDLLGYNMAIPEELAESKRVGAAKKVCPELVRGAAEILDEMLKK
- a CDS encoding carboxylesterase/lipase family protein translates to MKQFLTILSILIACLVIIGISTGSSQNESPSAIVKTDAGLISGVQQDNLRVFHGIPFAAPPTGELRWKPPAPPIPWDGVKETKEYSATCPQRVSTGKTPSSGSQPLNMSEDCLCLNVWTPAQSDDEKLPVMVFFYGGGFADVAGSMPVYNGTTLAEKDVIVVTPNYRLGALGFLAHPELDAESIHNSSGNYGILDQIAALQWVQRNIESFGGDPSRVTLFGQSAGAESILVHLASPESKGLYQQAIVQSGPFWADGAIINATHSKADAEQFGEWFAQKLGCSGPDAIKQMRNISPEDLINATPWTPSSFWSTHTVMFEPTVDGWILPDTLDTVFRLHQENPVPLIIGNNANDGTTLSADANMTVDEYITFLTNRFGDKAGAVLEKYPANTTADVQLRLAEIMTDYDFSDSVKFAAGSMGDISPNTFMYRYSYVLPGQPLGAFHGSETLLLFNVPGVQSDPAVAANVVDLWTRFAKTGDPNGGMNITWPSYTLKKDQYLDIDTVPVVKTGNSTIALLQDLES
- a CDS encoding TIGR03768 family metallophosphoesterase; amino-acid sequence: MKPLVVPGIVLVLFLIGGIAGAYPIDSTVVTTLNRTIIPVAVPLTSPQILPDDVSNYSVYGYGVWKFGDGLGYEKRIDLMPTGYSYASENGSAKLLRFFDMTDVHITDKETPTQGIYFGYKGGQSSGYSPVMLSSTQVLDAAIQTVNALHTEDPFDFGIALGDVANNEQYNEIRWFIDVMDGKRINPDSGVKDDPVPGPLNDYQDVYQAAGLNKSIPWYEVLGNHDHNWIGTNPPDGYLKSNYTGAYILNMGNIFTNPLGIKSRGFYMGAIDGRTVNGDIIGVGNVSDFKTPPKVLAADSKRRVLTVPEWMGEFFNTTSNPKGHGFNKSDADSGFACYSFEPKSDIPIKVIVLDDTQNANDTDVGGYGHGSLDNERFTWLVNELDQGQAEGKLMIIAAHIPIATEASGSSLDEYTGWSSVAEISEQQLLDTLHTYPNLILWIAGHRHVNAITPQISPDPDHPELGFWEVETSSLRDFPQQFRTFDIVKNSDNTISIFATDVDPAVKDGTIAAKSRFYAVAADEIFNSSIPYKPSGSYNAELVKQVTPDMQEKIQNLGTPQLS
- a CDS encoding carboxylesterase/lipase family protein, which codes for MNIHKNVGFFLVICLLFIGISAGASMNETPSAVVKTDAGLISGLVQDGLRVYLGIPFAAPPTGELRWRAPEPVSPWEGVKETTAFSPACPQPIAADPNLSMSEDCLYLNVWTPAKSDNEKLPVMVFFYGGAFGKIAGSMSLYNGTALAQKGVIVVTPNYRVGALGFLAHPELDAESSQNSSGNYGLLDQIAALEWVQRNIESFGGDPSRVTIFGQSAGGESILIHLANPETKELYQQAIVESGTFWTKGAEIDALYTKADAEQLGEAYAKSLGFSGPDAIKQMRTLSYQDITNATPWPNSSFKMVNTPHFEPTIDGSVIPESPETVFRENRENPVPLIIGNNANDGTTLAAGANMSVQEYSTFIQSRFGNESGVVLEKYPANSTAEVQLRLEQIMTDYDFTDPVKFVAGSMANISPDTYRYQYSYVLPGQPYGAFHGSETMLLFGVPLPENPVTDSVRENMIDLWTRFAKTGDPNGGMNVSWPKYTEDGAYLDIGAAPIVK
- a CDS encoding META domain-containing protein; the protein is MRKILIVVGIVMVLLLLVTGCTSQTESKPVSTPATTAPTATITPSQTEIVSAPVKAAASDSSLLGTWYLKLMSDQNGTALVQTINPETTVIFEDNVNLTGYSGCNNYMGSYTLTGKPDADGKGITIGPLASTKKYCQDGASTETTYLQILEGATSYLVNENKELSITDNAQNTLVYQRTPYSTTSVPMGS